From a single Nissabacter sp. SGAir0207 genomic region:
- a CDS encoding PTS sugar transporter subunit IIC, which yields MSVSQSIFNFIEMRISPIAGRLSTQRHVMAIRDGFISAMPFMIVGSFLLVFAYPPFSAESGWSLARWWLAIAGNYETEILTPFNMTMGIMSIYITAAIAYNLAQSYKLDPFMAAMLSLMSFLLVAAPQVDKALPTAALGGIGIFTAILVALYTTEMVRLLKHYNIGISLPDQVPAKIKQSFDLLIPILVVVLTLYPLSLLIQDQFNMLLPQAIMAIFQPLISAADSLPAILLAVLLAHLLWFAGIHGAVIVSGMLQAFWLTNLGVNQSSLAAGLPMPHIFIEAFWSFFIVIGGSGATFGLVLLYLRSRSAHLRSIGKLSLVPSAFNINEPVIFGTPIVMNPTFFLPFIIAPLVNSVIAYAAVKMDLIDRVISVVPWTAPAPIGAAWGTGWDFRAALLVVLLAVVSAVVYYPFFKVYERQLLAQEAEEAASQEEASPAGTTVAP from the coding sequence ATGAGCGTCAGCCAGTCGATCTTCAACTTCATAGAGATGCGCATCAGCCCGATAGCGGGCCGGCTCTCTACCCAGCGGCATGTGATGGCGATCCGCGACGGCTTTATCTCCGCGATGCCGTTCATGATCGTCGGATCCTTCCTGCTGGTGTTTGCCTACCCGCCCTTCTCCGCCGAGAGCGGCTGGAGCCTGGCGCGCTGGTGGCTGGCGATTGCTGGCAACTATGAGACGGAGATCCTGACCCCCTTCAACATGACGATGGGCATCATGTCGATCTACATCACGGCTGCCATCGCCTATAACCTGGCGCAGAGCTACAAGCTCGATCCCTTTATGGCGGCAATGCTCTCGCTGATGTCCTTTTTGCTGGTGGCCGCGCCGCAGGTGGACAAGGCGCTGCCCACCGCTGCGCTAGGTGGCATCGGCATCTTCACTGCCATTCTGGTGGCGCTCTATACCACCGAAATGGTGCGCCTGCTGAAGCACTACAACATTGGCATCAGCCTGCCTGATCAGGTGCCAGCGAAGATCAAACAGTCGTTTGACCTGCTGATCCCAATTTTGGTGGTGGTGCTGACCCTCTACCCGCTCAGCCTGCTGATTCAGGATCAGTTCAATATGCTGCTGCCACAGGCGATCATGGCCATCTTCCAGCCGCTGATCTCCGCTGCCGACTCCCTGCCGGCCATCCTGCTGGCGGTACTGCTGGCGCACCTGCTCTGGTTTGCTGGCATTCACGGCGCGGTGATTGTCTCCGGCATGTTGCAGGCCTTCTGGCTGACCAACTTGGGCGTCAACCAAAGCTCGTTGGCCGCCGGGCTGCCGATGCCGCACATCTTTATCGAGGCGTTCTGGTCATTCTTCATCGTGATTGGCGGCTCCGGTGCCACCTTCGGGCTGGTACTGCTCTATCTGCGCAGCCGCAGCGCGCACTTGCGCTCCATTGGCAAACTGAGTCTGGTGCCGAGCGCCTTCAACATCAATGAACCGGTGATTTTCGGCACGCCAATTGTGATGAACCCGACCTTTTTCCTGCCGTTTATCATCGCGCCGCTGGTGAACTCCGTGATCGCCTATGCGGCGGTGAAGATGGATCTGATTGACCGGGTGATCTCCGTGGTGCCCTGGACGGCCCCGGCACCGATTGGCGCAGCGTGGGGCACCGGCTGGGATTTCCGCGCCGCGCTGCTGGTGGTGCTGCTGGCGGTGGTGTCGGCAGTGGTCTACTACCCCTTCTTCAAGGTCTATGAGCGCCAACTGCTGGCGCAGGAGGCGGAAGAGGCGGCCTCACAGGAGGAGGCCAGCCCGGCAGGGACTACCGTGGCCCCATAA
- a CDS encoding TRAP transporter large permease, with product MDAFILLFSLAVLLAIGVPVAYAVGLSAVVGAFWIELPLEAIMIQLTNGVNKFSLLAIPFFILAGAIMAEGGIARRLVSFAYIFVGFIRGGLSLVNIMASTFFGAISGSSVADTASIGSVMIPEMDKKGYPRDFAAAVTASGSVQAILIPPSHNAVIYSLAAGGTVSIAALFIAGVLPGLLLCLSLMGMCIGFAHKRGYPKGERIPFRQALKIFVDTLWGLMTVVIIMGGILSGIFTATESAAIACLWSFFVTMFIYRDYKWSELPKLMYRTVKTVTIVMILIGFAACFGAVMTYMQLPTRITEFFTAISDNKYVILMCINIMLLLIGTLMDMAPIILILTPVLLPVTNSLGIDPVHFGMIMMVNLGIGLITPPVGSVLFVASAVSKRKIEEVVKAMLPFYFVLLLVLMLVTYVPAISLWLPGVFGVHG from the coding sequence ATGGATGCGTTTATTCTGCTGTTCTCGCTGGCCGTGCTGCTGGCGATTGGGGTGCCGGTGGCCTATGCGGTGGGGCTGAGCGCCGTGGTCGGCGCGTTCTGGATCGAGTTGCCGCTGGAGGCAATCATGATCCAGCTCACCAACGGGGTGAATAAGTTCTCCCTGCTGGCCATCCCCTTCTTTATTTTGGCGGGCGCGATCATGGCCGAGGGCGGCATTGCCCGCCGGCTGGTGAGTTTCGCCTACATCTTTGTCGGCTTTATCCGCGGCGGCCTGTCACTGGTGAATATCATGGCCTCCACCTTTTTCGGTGCCATCTCCGGCTCCTCGGTGGCGGACACCGCCTCCATCGGCTCGGTGATGATCCCGGAGATGGACAAAAAGGGCTACCCGCGTGACTTCGCCGCCGCCGTGACCGCCAGCGGATCGGTGCAGGCCATCCTGATCCCGCCCAGCCACAATGCCGTCATCTACTCGCTGGCGGCCGGTGGCACCGTCTCCATCGCCGCGCTGTTCATCGCTGGCGTGCTGCCCGGCCTGCTGCTCTGCCTGTCACTGATGGGGATGTGCATCGGCTTCGCCCACAAGCGCGGCTACCCGAAGGGTGAGCGTATCCCGTTCCGTCAGGCGCTGAAGATCTTCGTTGATACCCTGTGGGGGCTGATGACGGTGGTGATCATTATGGGCGGCATTCTGAGTGGCATCTTCACCGCCACCGAATCTGCCGCCATCGCCTGCCTGTGGTCGTTTTTCGTCACCATGTTCATCTATCGCGACTACAAATGGTCAGAGCTGCCGAAATTGATGTACCGCACGGTGAAGACCGTCACCATTGTGATGATCCTGATTGGCTTCGCCGCCTGCTTCGGCGCGGTGATGACCTACATGCAGCTGCCGACCCGCATCACCGAGTTCTTCACCGCCATCTCTGACAATAAGTATGTGATTTTGATGTGCATCAACATCATGCTGCTGCTGATCGGCACCCTGATGGACATGGCCCCCATCATCCTGATCCTGACGCCGGTGCTGCTGCCGGTGACCAACTCCCTCGGCATCGACCCGGTGCATTTTGGCATGATCATGATGGTCAACCTCGGCATCGGCCTGATTACCCCGCCGGTTGGCTCGGTGCTGTTCGTCGCCAGCGCGGTGAGCAAACGCAAGATTGAGGAGGTGGTGAAGGCGATGCTGCCCTTCTACTTCGTACTGCTGCTGGTGCTGATGCTGGTGACCTACGTCCCGGCCATCTCGCTCTGGCTGCCGGGGGTGTTCGGCGTTCACGGTTAG
- a CDS encoding DmsA/YnfE/YnfF family dimethyl sulfoxide reductase yields the protein MSDNSATPSQRGGITRRGLLKGSGLALAAGAVRLPFGTAGATPTPAREPEERVVWSLCSVNCGSRCALRLHVQDECVTWVESDNTGADAWGDHQIRACLRGRSIRRRMNHPARLNYPMKRVGKRGEGKFKRISWEEALDTLAQRLKQTVETYGNEAVYLNYSSGIVGGNLTRSSPYASLVARLMNCYGGFLSHYGTYSTAQIAAAMPYTYGGNDGNSPSDIVNSELVVMFGNNPAETRMSGAGVTYLLQQARARSGARMIVIDPRYTDTAAGREDEWIPIRPGTDAALVSALAYVMITEDRVDQAFLDRYCVGYDEKTLPTGAPANGHYKAYILGQGEDGTAKTPQWAEAITGIPQDRIVALAREIATAKPACIMQGWGPQRQANGELTSRAIAMLAILTGNVGLPGGGTGARESSYTCTIERMPVLENPVRTSIPVFAWTDAIIRAQEMTELRDGVRGKARLETPIKFIWNYAGNTLINQHSDINCTHEILQDESLCETIVVIDNFMTSSARYADLLLPDLMTTEQEDIVANESAGHMGYLIFGQPATPAKFERRGIYEILSGVAARLGPEVLQRFTEGRSQSAWLHWLYDKMRARDPQLPTYEALRAAGIYRQRDPAGHFVAYRAFREDPEANPLATPSGKIEIYSSALAEIAARWTLQADEVISPLPIYHPGFEGWDDPRFARYPLQLFGYHHKARTHSTYGNIDVLQAAARQEVWINPLDAAARQIRDGDRVRVFNDRGDVRLVAKVTPRIMPGVTAMGQGAWHQANMQGDRVDHGGCINTLTSHRPSPLAKGNPQHSNRVEIERVQ from the coding sequence ATGAGCGACAACAGTGCGACGCCCAGCCAACGGGGCGGTATCACACGGCGCGGCTTGCTGAAGGGCAGTGGGCTGGCGCTGGCGGCGGGCGCGGTGCGATTGCCCTTTGGCACGGCAGGGGCCACGCCCACGCCAGCACGCGAACCGGAGGAGCGGGTGGTTTGGAGCCTCTGCTCCGTCAACTGCGGCAGCCGCTGCGCCCTGCGGCTGCATGTGCAGGATGAGTGCGTCACCTGGGTGGAGAGCGACAACACCGGGGCCGATGCGTGGGGCGATCACCAGATCCGCGCCTGTTTGCGCGGTCGCTCGATCCGGCGGCGGATGAACCATCCGGCGCGCCTCAACTACCCGATGAAGCGGGTCGGCAAGCGCGGTGAGGGCAAATTCAAGCGCATCAGCTGGGAGGAGGCGCTGGACACGCTGGCGCAGCGGCTGAAGCAGACCGTCGAAACCTATGGCAACGAGGCGGTCTATCTCAACTATTCGTCCGGTATCGTCGGCGGCAACCTGACGCGCTCGTCCCCCTATGCCTCGCTGGTGGCGCGCCTGATGAACTGCTACGGCGGCTTCCTCAGCCACTATGGCACCTACAGCACCGCCCAGATCGCCGCCGCCATGCCCTACACCTACGGCGGCAACGACGGCAACAGTCCCTCGGATATCGTCAACAGCGAGCTGGTGGTGATGTTCGGCAACAACCCGGCGGAGACGCGCATGAGCGGCGCGGGCGTCACCTACCTGCTCCAGCAGGCGCGGGCGCGCAGCGGCGCACGGATGATAGTGATCGATCCACGTTACACCGACACCGCCGCCGGGCGTGAGGATGAGTGGATCCCGATCCGTCCCGGCACCGATGCCGCGCTGGTCAGCGCGCTGGCCTATGTGATGATCACTGAGGATCGTGTCGATCAGGCGTTTCTGGATCGCTACTGCGTTGGCTACGATGAGAAGACCCTGCCAACCGGCGCGCCCGCCAACGGCCACTACAAAGCCTATATTCTGGGGCAGGGGGAGGATGGCACCGCCAAAACGCCGCAATGGGCGGAGGCGATCACGGGCATCCCGCAGGATCGCATCGTCGCGCTGGCGCGTGAGATCGCCACTGCCAAGCCAGCCTGCATCATGCAGGGCTGGGGGCCGCAGCGGCAGGCCAATGGTGAGCTGACCTCGCGCGCCATCGCCATGCTCGCCATCCTGACCGGCAACGTCGGGCTACCCGGCGGCGGCACTGGCGCGCGCGAGTCGAGCTATACCTGCACCATCGAACGGATGCCAGTGCTGGAGAACCCGGTGCGCACCAGCATCCCGGTGTTCGCCTGGACGGACGCCATCATCCGCGCCCAGGAGATGACCGAGCTACGCGACGGCGTGCGCGGCAAAGCCCGACTGGAGACGCCGATCAAGTTCATCTGGAACTACGCTGGCAATACGCTGATCAACCAGCACTCTGACATCAATTGCACCCATGAGATTTTGCAGGATGAAAGCCTGTGTGAAACCATCGTGGTGATCGACAATTTCATGACCTCTTCGGCGCGCTACGCTGACCTGCTGCTGCCGGATCTGATGACCACCGAGCAGGAGGACATTGTTGCCAATGAGTCCGCTGGCCACATGGGCTACCTGATCTTCGGCCAGCCAGCCACGCCCGCCAAATTTGAGCGGCGCGGCATCTATGAGATCCTGAGCGGCGTGGCGGCGCGGCTCGGGCCAGAGGTGCTGCAACGCTTCACCGAGGGGCGCAGCCAGTCGGCGTGGCTGCACTGGCTCTATGACAAGATGCGCGCCCGCGATCCGCAGCTCCCGACGTATGAGGCGCTGCGGGCGGCTGGCATCTACCGTCAGCGCGACCCGGCTGGCCACTTCGTGGCCTATCGCGCCTTCCGGGAAGACCCCGAGGCTAATCCGCTCGCCACTCCCTCCGGCAAGATTGAGATCTACTCCAGCGCGCTGGCGGAGATTGCCGCCCGCTGGACGTTGCAGGCCGATGAGGTGATCAGCCCGCTGCCGATCTACCATCCCGGTTTTGAGGGCTGGGATGACCCACGTTTTGCCCGCTACCCGCTGCAACTGTTTGGCTACCACCACAAGGCACGCACCCACTCCACCTACGGCAACATCGACGTGTTGCAGGCGGCGGCACGGCAGGAGGTGTGGATCAACCCGCTGGATGCGGCGGCACGCCAGATCAGGGATGGCGACCGGGTGCGGGTGTTCAACGATCGCGGCGACGTGCGGCTGGTCGCCAAGGTCACGCCGCGCATCATGCCGGGCGTGACGGCGATGGGGCAGGGCGCATGGCATCAGGCGAATATGCAGGGCGACAGGGTCGATCACGGTGGCTGCATCAATACCCTGACCTCACACCGCCCCTCACCGCTCGCCAAGGGCAATCCGCAACACAGCAATCGGGTAGAGATCGAGAGGGTACAGTGA
- a CDS encoding DedA family protein, producing the protein MEVLTHIFHALWQQDFSALADPGVIWIIYAILFTTLFLENGLLPASFLPGDSLLLLAGALVAKGVMSFVPTLLILTTAASLGCWLSYLQGRWLGDTRIVRRWLLQLPAHYHQRAYALFNRHGLLALLGGRFLAFVRTLLPTMAGISGLSNSRFQFFNWLSGALWVGVVVSLGFAFSQIPLVKRHEDAVMAALMVLPMLLLVLGLAGVICMVIKKRRAAAK; encoded by the coding sequence ATGGAAGTACTGACACATATTTTTCATGCGCTCTGGCAGCAAGATTTTAGCGCGCTGGCCGATCCGGGCGTGATCTGGATCATTTATGCCATCCTGTTCACCACCCTGTTTCTGGAGAATGGGCTGCTTCCCGCCTCTTTCCTGCCGGGCGACAGCCTGCTGCTGCTGGCTGGCGCACTGGTGGCCAAGGGAGTGATGAGCTTCGTGCCGACGCTATTGATCCTGACCACCGCCGCCAGCCTCGGCTGCTGGCTGAGCTACCTTCAGGGGCGCTGGCTGGGGGATACGCGCATTGTGCGCCGCTGGCTGCTGCAACTGCCGGCCCACTATCACCAGCGCGCCTATGCCCTGTTCAACCGCCACGGGCTGCTGGCCCTGCTGGGCGGCCGGTTTCTGGCCTTTGTGCGCACCCTGCTGCCGACCATGGCTGGCATCTCTGGCCTGAGCAACTCCCGCTTCCAGTTTTTCAACTGGCTGAGCGGCGCGCTGTGGGTGGGCGTGGTGGTGTCGCTGGGCTTTGCCTTCAGCCAGATCCCGCTGGTGAAACGCCATGAGGATGCGGTGATGGCCGCGCTGATGGTGCTGCCGATGCTGCTGCTGGTGCTGGGCCTCGCTGGCGTTATCTGCATGGTGATTAAAAAGCGCCGCGCCGCTGCCAAGTAA
- a CDS encoding TRAP transporter substrate-binding protein, producing MNVRKSLLALSLCSASLFLSGQAVAQTIKAADVHPQGYPNVVAVQHMGEKLEKATDGRLEIKTFPGGVLGDEKQMIEQAQIGAIDIIRVSMAPVAAILPEIEVFTLPYVFRDEDHLHKVLDSQIGQEIGNKITNDPKSRLVFLGWMDSGTRNMITKTPLTKPEDLKGMKIRVQGSPVALATLKAMGANSVAMGVSEVFSGLQTGVIDGTENNPPTFVAHNYLPVAKYYTLTRHFIIPELFLYSKARWDKLSSEDQQLILKLAKEAQAEQRQLWAAYNEKALQTMKSGGVTFQEIDTQYFYTATQPVRDQYGKAHQDLMQRISDVK from the coding sequence ATGAACGTGCGTAAATCCCTGCTGGCGCTTAGCCTCTGTTCCGCCAGCCTGTTCCTCAGCGGCCAGGCCGTTGCCCAGACCATCAAGGCCGCCGACGTCCATCCGCAGGGTTACCCCAATGTGGTGGCGGTGCAGCACATGGGTGAGAAGCTGGAGAAGGCGACGGATGGGCGGCTGGAGATCAAAACCTTCCCCGGCGGCGTGCTCGGTGATGAGAAGCAGATGATTGAGCAGGCGCAGATTGGCGCCATCGATATCATCCGCGTCTCAATGGCACCGGTCGCCGCCATCTTGCCGGAGATTGAGGTCTTCACCCTGCCCTACGTGTTCCGCGACGAGGATCACCTGCACAAGGTGCTCGACAGCCAGATCGGCCAGGAGATCGGCAATAAAATCACCAACGATCCCAAATCGCGGCTGGTGTTCCTTGGCTGGATGGACTCCGGCACCCGCAACATGATCACCAAAACACCGCTGACCAAACCGGAAGATTTGAAAGGGATGAAGATCCGTGTGCAGGGCAGCCCGGTGGCGCTGGCGACGCTGAAGGCGATGGGGGCCAACTCGGTGGCAATGGGCGTGAGCGAAGTGTTCAGCGGCCTGCAAACCGGCGTGATCGATGGCACCGAGAACAACCCGCCGACCTTCGTCGCCCACAACTACCTGCCGGTGGCGAAGTACTACACCCTTACCCGCCACTTCATCATCCCGGAGCTGTTCCTCTACTCCAAGGCGCGCTGGGACAAGCTGAGCAGCGAGGATCAGCAACTGATCCTGAAGCTGGCGAAAGAGGCGCAGGCGGAGCAGCGCCAACTGTGGGCCGCCTATAACGAGAAGGCCCTGCAAACCATGAAGAGTGGCGGCGTGACCTTCCAGGAGATCGATACCCAGTACTTCTACACCGCTACCCAACCGGTGCGCGACCAGTATGGCAAGGCGCACCAGGATCTGATGCAACGCATCAGCGACGTCAAATAA
- a CDS encoding TRAP transporter small permease, with translation MARYYLSSMDILYRIAMWISGIALLLMVAVIPVGIFYRYALNQALSWPEPISILCMVTFTFIGAAVSYRAGSHIAVAMVTDRLPPLWQKVASTLADLLMLALSLFILVYSITLCRDLWEQPVADFPLLTAGASYLPLPIGSAITLLFILERLLMGPQHHRQVVAFGTSET, from the coding sequence ATGGCCCGTTACTACCTCTCATCCATGGATATTCTCTACCGCATCGCGATGTGGATCTCTGGCATCGCCCTGCTGCTGATGGTGGCGGTCATTCCCGTCGGCATCTTCTACCGCTATGCGCTCAATCAGGCGCTCTCCTGGCCGGAGCCAATCTCCATCCTCTGCATGGTGACCTTCACCTTTATCGGCGCGGCGGTCAGCTACCGCGCTGGCTCGCACATCGCGGTGGCGATGGTGACGGATCGCCTGCCGCCGCTGTGGCAGAAGGTAGCCTCCACCCTCGCTGACCTGCTGATGCTGGCGCTGAGCCTGTTTATCCTGGTCTATAGCATCACGCTCTGCCGCGACCTGTGGGAGCAGCCGGTGGCCGATTTCCCGCTGCTGACCGCGGGCGCAAGCTACCTGCCGCTGCCGATTGGCTCGGCGATCACCCTGCTGTTCATTCTGGAACGGCTGTTGATGGGGCCGCAGCACCACCGCCAGGTGGTGGCATTCGGCACCTCGGAAACCTGA
- a CDS encoding porin: MLLTAGAQAATLYDNEGTKIDFTGSIRLMMENSDSRGQYNPGQDSVILRDQDSRFGFGFDHAFNQGTAHGIGYLEFGNNTQQGEGDFEMNNRQGWAGFRLDDVGDLTFGRITSPFDDMPQSDFSYEYGGVMDFGAYNNGFIGRTGGSDAGDDNFIGRVSNSIRVMSADYNGFSFGGSYTLQTEGDDNAAALQNAYSLAAFYKTETDNLAMSFGAGYGYAHLEQNGINGLTDQGSFNSISNGSEYDGEDGTEQIWGLSGKFTHKPTNLSFSLDIGQLYMDNVVSGDVNYEGSQAVDKALFYVGDTATVNLFGVGMKWAYEDDNSIYGGYYMKDADEELYNWKEQKFVVGTDYYFTKNVVVWGEYAYIDVRADKWVDSANVKRDFASVGDDNRIAAGMRIYF; the protein is encoded by the coding sequence ATGTTGTTGACTGCTGGGGCGCAAGCAGCGACCCTGTATGATAACGAAGGCACTAAAATTGACTTCACTGGCTCTATCCGTCTGATGATGGAAAACTCCGATTCACGCGGCCAATATAACCCAGGCCAGGACTCCGTCATTCTGCGTGACCAGGACTCCCGTTTCGGTTTCGGCTTTGACCATGCCTTCAATCAAGGCACTGCTCACGGCATCGGTTACCTGGAGTTCGGCAACAACACCCAACAGGGTGAAGGCGACTTCGAAATGAATAACCGCCAGGGCTGGGCCGGCTTCCGTCTTGATGACGTGGGCGACCTGACCTTCGGCCGTATCACCTCACCCTTCGATGACATGCCGCAGTCTGACTTCAGCTACGAGTATGGCGGCGTGATGGACTTCGGCGCCTACAACAACGGCTTCATCGGCCGTACCGGCGGCTCCGACGCTGGCGATGACAACTTCATCGGCCGTGTCTCCAACTCTATCCGCGTGATGAGCGCCGACTACAACGGCTTCAGCTTCGGTGGCAGCTACACCCTGCAAACCGAAGGCGACGACAATGCCGCCGCCCTGCAAAACGCCTACAGCCTGGCTGCCTTCTACAAAACCGAAACCGATAACCTGGCAATGTCCTTCGGCGCAGGTTATGGCTATGCGCACCTGGAGCAGAACGGCATCAATGGCCTGACTGACCAAGGCAGCTTCAACAGCATCAGCAACGGCAGCGAATATGACGGCGAAGATGGCACCGAGCAAATCTGGGGCCTGTCTGGCAAGTTCACTCACAAGCCAACCAACCTCTCCTTCTCCCTGGATATCGGCCAGCTCTACATGGATAACGTGGTCTCCGGCGACGTGAACTATGAAGGCAGCCAGGCTGTTGATAAAGCGCTGTTCTACGTAGGCGACACCGCAACCGTCAACCTGTTCGGTGTGGGCATGAAATGGGCTTACGAAGATGACAACAGCATCTACGGCGGCTACTACATGAAAGATGCCGACGAAGAGCTGTACAACTGGAAAGAGCAGAAATTCGTAGTGGGTACTGACTACTACTTCACCAAAAACGTCGTGGTCTGGGGCGAATACGCCTACATCGACGTCCGTGCCGACAAGTGGGTTGACAGTGCTAATGTCAAACGCGACTTCGCCAGCGTTGGTGATGACAACCGCATCGCGGCCGGTATGCGTATCTACTTCTGA
- the dkgA gene encoding 2,5-didehydrogluconate reductase DkgA: MATQQPIIKLHDGNLMPQLGLGVWKASNEEATAAVAKALETGYRHIDTAMIYKNEEGVGKGIEAAALPREDLFITTKLWNDDQQHAQQALEQSLSRLKLDYVDLYLIHWPVPQQGHYVDAWKQLLSLKEQGLAKSVGVCNFQISHLQRLLDETGTAPVINQIELHPLLQQRQLHAWNATHHIITESWSPLAQGGDGVFDHPTIVKLAEKYEKSPAQIVIRWHLDSGLIVIPKSVTPKRIVENFDVFDFRLEREELSELAKLDAGQRLGPHPDPDAQP; encoded by the coding sequence ATGGCAACGCAGCAACCCATCATCAAACTGCACGATGGCAACCTGATGCCGCAACTGGGCCTTGGCGTTTGGAAGGCCAGTAATGAAGAGGCGACCGCTGCCGTCGCCAAGGCGCTGGAGACCGGTTACCGCCACATTGATACGGCGATGATCTACAAAAATGAGGAGGGCGTCGGCAAAGGGATTGAGGCCGCCGCCCTGCCGCGTGAGGATCTGTTTATCACCACCAAGCTGTGGAACGATGACCAGCAGCACGCCCAGCAAGCTCTGGAACAGAGCCTGAGCCGGCTGAAACTGGATTATGTTGACCTCTACCTGATCCACTGGCCAGTGCCGCAGCAGGGCCACTATGTCGATGCCTGGAAGCAGTTACTGTCCCTGAAAGAGCAAGGGCTGGCGAAAAGCGTGGGCGTCTGTAACTTCCAGATCTCCCACCTGCAACGCCTGCTGGATGAGACCGGCACCGCGCCCGTCATTAACCAGATTGAGCTGCACCCGCTGCTGCAACAGCGCCAGTTGCACGCCTGGAACGCCACCCACCACATTATTACGGAGTCCTGGAGCCCACTTGCACAGGGCGGCGACGGGGTGTTTGATCACCCGACCATCGTAAAACTGGCTGAGAAGTATGAGAAAAGCCCGGCGCAGATTGTCATTCGCTGGCACCTGGATAGCGGGCTGATTGTGATCCCGAAATCCGTTACGCCGAAACGCATTGTCGAGAACTTTGACGTGTTTGATTTCCGGCTGGAGCGTGAGGAGCTAAGCGAGCTGGCGAAACTGGATGCTGGCCAGCGGCTGGGGCCGCACCCAGACCCGGATGCGCAACCCTGA
- the metC gene encoding cystathionine beta-lyase yields the protein MAGKKQDTVLVSAGRQKRYTQGSVNAVIQRASSLVFESVAAKKHATAHRANGELFYGRRGTLTHFALQDAMTELEGGAGCVLYPCGAAAVSNAILSFVSAGDHLLVIGSAYEPTQDFCSKVLAKMNVETTYFPPLIGAGIAELVQPNTKVVFLEAPGSITMEVPDIPAMVQAVRAVAPEAVIMLDNTWAAGVLFDALAHDIDISIQAGTKYIIGHSDAMIGTAVANARCWEQLREHSYLMGQMVDADTAYMAARGLRTLGVRLKQHEESSLRIARWLATRPEVAEVRHPALPGCPGHEAFMRDFHGSCGLFSFILKARLSDEALAEYLDHFHHFSMAYSWGGFESLILANQPEELQAIRPAERLTFSGTLVRLHIGLEDCDDLIEDLTAGFGRLCLS from the coding sequence ATGGCAGGAAAAAAACAGGATACCGTGCTGGTGAGTGCCGGGCGGCAGAAGCGTTATACCCAGGGATCGGTCAATGCCGTCATCCAGCGGGCCTCTTCGCTGGTGTTTGAGTCGGTGGCGGCGAAAAAGCACGCCACCGCCCACCGCGCCAACGGCGAGTTGTTCTACGGCCGCCGTGGCACCCTGACCCACTTTGCCCTGCAGGACGCCATGACCGAGCTGGAGGGCGGCGCTGGCTGCGTGCTCTATCCCTGCGGCGCGGCCGCGGTAAGCAACGCCATCCTGTCGTTTGTCAGCGCTGGCGATCACCTGCTGGTGATTGGCTCCGCCTATGAGCCGACGCAGGATTTCTGCTCGAAAGTGCTGGCCAAGATGAACGTCGAGACCACCTACTTCCCGCCGCTGATTGGCGCGGGCATCGCCGAGCTGGTGCAGCCCAACACCAAGGTGGTGTTTTTGGAAGCGCCCGGCTCCATCACCATGGAGGTGCCGGACATCCCGGCGATGGTGCAAGCGGTGCGCGCCGTGGCCCCCGAGGCGGTGATCATGCTCGACAATACCTGGGCGGCGGGCGTGCTGTTTGACGCACTGGCCCATGACATCGACATCTCCATTCAGGCTGGCACCAAGTACATCATCGGCCACTCCGACGCGATGATTGGCACCGCGGTCGCCAACGCCCGCTGCTGGGAGCAACTGCGCGAGCACTCCTACCTGATGGGACAGATGGTGGATGCCGACACCGCCTACATGGCGGCGCGCGGCCTGCGCACCCTTGGCGTGCGCCTGAAGCAGCACGAGGAGAGCAGCCTGCGCATCGCCCGCTGGCTGGCGACACGCCCGGAAGTGGCAGAGGTGCGCCACCCGGCACTGCCCGGCTGCCCCGGCCACGAGGCCTTTATGCGCGACTTCCACGGCAGTTGCGGCCTCTTCTCCTTTATCCTCAAGGCGCGCCTGAGCGATGAGGCGCTGGCGGAGTACCTCGACCACTTCCACCACTTCAGCATGGCCTACTCCTGGGGCGGCTTTGAGTCGCTGATTCTGGCGAACCAGCCGGAGGAGTTGCAGGCCATCCGCCCGGCGGAGCGCCTGACCTTTAGCGGCACGCTGGTGCGGCTGCACATTGGTCTGGAGGATTGCGACGATCTGATTGAGGATCTGACGGCCGGCTTTGGCCGGCTGTGCCTCTCCTGA